One genomic region from Metallosphaera tengchongensis encodes:
- a CDS encoding PadR family transcriptional regulator: MMIIRGLLQVIVIYLLCRYGDMYGYQLKLKIEELHKKKIPHGVMYTTLKRMVKNGLLTSYERDGKTMYTVTEGGKKFMRNHVSILQNVEEIIHEIISYYSSPPK; the protein is encoded by the coding sequence ATGATGATCATAAGGGGACTGTTACAAGTCATTGTCATTTATCTACTTTGCAGATATGGGGATATGTACGGATACCAGCTTAAATTAAAGATAGAGGAATTACATAAAAAGAAAATACCGCACGGTGTGATGTATACCACCTTAAAAAGGATGGTCAAGAACGGGCTTCTTACCTCCTACGAGAGAGACGGAAAGACAATGTATACAGTAACAGAGGGAGGGAAAAAATTCATGAGGAACCACGTATCTATCTTGCAAAACGTCGAAGAAATAATCCACGAGATTATTAGTTATTATTCCTCTCCTCCAAAATAG
- a CDS encoding HIT family protein — MCLFCNIVSGMEQGYFVYRDEDVSAILDKYPSAPGHTLVIPNRHYQNILVTDPTLACKLTSKTIFIAKAITEALNATGVRILSNVGTTSGQVIFHTHIHIIPSWEKIPEVFSNFEPRRVQEQSYYISLQKVISQYIKSSMEKEIN; from the coding sequence ATGTGTCTCTTCTGTAACATCGTCTCAGGGATGGAGCAAGGGTACTTCGTCTACAGGGATGAGGACGTTTCGGCAATTCTAGATAAGTACCCTTCAGCGCCGGGACATACATTGGTAATACCAAACAGGCACTATCAGAACATCTTAGTCACGGACCCTACATTAGCTTGCAAACTGACGAGCAAAACCATATTCATAGCTAAGGCCATAACGGAGGCCCTCAACGCTACTGGAGTCAGGATACTGAGCAATGTGGGGACCACTTCAGGTCAAGTAATATTTCACACTCATATTCATATTATTCCTAGTTGGGAAAAAATTCCAGAGGTATTCTCCAACTTTGAGCCAAGGAGAGTCCAAGAACAGTCATACTATATTTCGTTGCAAAAAGTTATAAGCCAATATATCAAAAGTAGCATGGAGAAAGAAATTAATTAA
- a CDS encoding FAD-binding and (Fe-S)-binding domain-containing protein, translating to MGIKEELEARFGDNFSDSLVERLSHTADMGFVPQLVWTGIKINIVPDYVVYPRNVEDLIDLIKISARHKVPITPYGRGTNRYGNAIPADGGILVDLSKMDKIQIDDVNKLAIAEAGATWKLIDIAAQSRGLQLRTFPSSYDSTIGGGVAGDALGVGSYQYGFICDNVAFVEMVNPKGELVRLEGKDLALVCGAEGTTGLIYRVGMRLRPFSPTESLVLSYDSFEQAYRGIGEFYRESIPAWHVQVRGPAISTYIAENFKASLAPDKWNMVVLYPSNVSSIVEPKLYRVAQATGAKTFEGEWTGWWSFNHGVNAALRTKGLLIHQHGLIHYTKITDLIKGLQENLGKLGDLAPDGGFDLDIDLERREVLLVNSFTQVSLLPVDKKILFELAKNTLMMEQYIKLGGSMLSIGIFVHKYAKNRLTTMGKVFQEMGVDRYEAMRKYKEELDPEELVNPGKVFEPKKRALEVLDIVRKQNDALRYRFGIGFAKRVVPGGEVDGYKVTKKYLDIFVDYSIKCIDCAMCVTVCPQYKLIPQWPYAPKGMFDFTKGLISMYELTGKIDVPDSAIAEISGCHKCGLCDGVCPARIPISSLLIKLSSMVARKIPEETTPEIPIPEKYKDVISEDSDIGIWFGKYLAENPSTMFATLEVLKKLGLKVKIYGTSMDSGFNDYISGSGNEFIEKIRKNSEKVNVVELITVSPEDYKTFTEGYQEYSRLGGRASSFEVVPLDLRLLKSIQIEGNEEINLHIACFSNAYSDEVVKRLREKGFKVKKVEGCSGATLERNVGKRADMMAKALGERYGNLVTLCPLAAVKFRSVGVNAKTLVEYIAEKVGASVKIEQKALKIADSDRATLSNAIVQSITDSLKKRSSLIADTVSFMSSGLDEFKKIIEPIITEAMDEASVSVKNTLNSLVSNRITSSDASERALVLNAYYKELNAVIMSMTFDSIVSVIIPEVKSKATDEFSERDLGIVLLDLIREKIDRFRLNVTT from the coding sequence TTGGGGATTAAGGAAGAGCTAGAAGCTCGTTTTGGGGACAACTTCTCTGACTCATTGGTTGAACGCTTATCCCATACAGCTGATATGGGCTTCGTACCCCAACTAGTTTGGACCGGGATAAAAATCAATATAGTCCCAGATTACGTGGTGTATCCTAGGAACGTTGAAGATCTAATTGACCTCATTAAGATATCGGCCAGGCACAAGGTGCCCATTACTCCTTACGGAAGGGGCACAAACAGGTACGGTAACGCCATCCCCGCAGATGGTGGGATCCTGGTTGATCTATCCAAGATGGATAAGATCCAAATAGACGACGTAAACAAATTAGCTATCGCTGAGGCCGGTGCTACGTGGAAACTAATTGATATAGCAGCCCAAAGTAGAGGTCTCCAACTTAGAACTTTTCCTTCCTCCTACGATTCCACCATAGGTGGAGGAGTCGCGGGGGACGCCCTGGGTGTCGGATCCTATCAGTATGGCTTCATTTGCGACAACGTGGCCTTCGTTGAGATGGTCAACCCTAAGGGAGAGTTAGTCAGGTTAGAGGGTAAGGACCTGGCTTTAGTTTGCGGTGCAGAGGGGACAACGGGGTTGATTTACAGGGTGGGAATGAGACTGAGACCTTTCTCTCCCACTGAGTCTTTGGTACTTTCTTACGATAGCTTCGAGCAGGCTTACAGGGGAATAGGAGAGTTCTACAGGGAGTCCATCCCTGCTTGGCACGTCCAGGTTAGAGGTCCTGCAATCTCAACTTACATTGCTGAGAACTTCAAGGCTTCCTTAGCACCTGATAAGTGGAATATGGTGGTTCTGTACCCATCAAACGTATCCAGCATTGTTGAGCCTAAGCTCTACAGGGTAGCACAGGCCACTGGAGCCAAGACCTTTGAGGGGGAGTGGACAGGTTGGTGGTCCTTCAATCACGGTGTGAATGCTGCCCTGAGGACTAAGGGGCTCTTAATTCATCAACACGGACTTATACATTATACTAAAATAACAGATCTCATTAAAGGACTTCAGGAGAACTTAGGTAAACTAGGGGACTTGGCCCCTGACGGTGGTTTCGATCTTGACATAGACCTGGAGAGGAGGGAAGTCCTCCTTGTGAATTCCTTCACTCAGGTGTCTCTGCTCCCAGTGGACAAGAAAATACTTTTCGAACTGGCCAAGAACACGCTGATGATGGAGCAATACATCAAGCTGGGAGGTTCAATGCTTTCAATAGGGATCTTCGTACACAAATACGCTAAGAACAGGCTTACCACCATGGGTAAGGTATTCCAGGAAATGGGTGTCGACAGATACGAGGCCATGAGGAAGTACAAGGAGGAGCTGGATCCTGAGGAACTGGTCAATCCTGGAAAGGTTTTCGAGCCAAAGAAGAGGGCATTGGAGGTATTAGATATAGTGAGGAAGCAGAACGATGCCCTGAGGTATAGGTTCGGTATAGGCTTCGCCAAGAGGGTAGTGCCTGGAGGAGAGGTGGACGGGTATAAGGTTACTAAGAAATATCTCGACATCTTTGTCGACTACTCCATAAAGTGCATAGATTGCGCCATGTGCGTGACAGTGTGCCCCCAGTATAAGCTAATCCCTCAGTGGCCATACGCTCCAAAGGGGATGTTTGACTTCACCAAAGGTCTGATTTCGATGTACGAGCTTACAGGAAAGATCGACGTACCTGACAGTGCCATAGCTGAGATATCTGGTTGCCATAAGTGTGGGCTATGCGATGGTGTCTGCCCAGCTAGGATTCCAATATCATCATTATTGATAAAACTGAGCTCCATGGTTGCCAGGAAGATACCTGAAGAGACTACCCCTGAGATACCTATCCCAGAGAAGTACAAGGACGTCATATCTGAGGATAGCGACATAGGAATCTGGTTTGGAAAATACTTGGCAGAGAACCCATCCACTATGTTCGCTACTTTGGAGGTCTTGAAAAAACTAGGGTTGAAGGTGAAGATTTATGGTACGTCGATGGATAGCGGGTTTAACGACTACATCAGCGGAAGCGGTAACGAGTTCATCGAGAAGATTAGGAAGAACTCCGAGAAGGTTAACGTGGTCGAGTTGATTACTGTCTCACCTGAGGACTACAAGACCTTTACAGAGGGCTATCAAGAGTACTCAAGGCTAGGAGGGAGGGCAAGCTCTTTTGAGGTAGTTCCCTTAGACCTTAGACTTCTCAAGTCGATTCAGATAGAGGGCAACGAAGAGATAAACCTTCACATTGCCTGTTTCTCCAACGCGTACTCCGACGAGGTTGTGAAGCGACTTAGAGAAAAGGGGTTTAAGGTCAAGAAAGTGGAGGGGTGTTCTGGAGCCACTTTGGAGAGGAACGTCGGTAAGAGGGCTGACATGATGGCGAAAGCTCTAGGTGAGAGGTATGGCAACCTCGTTACTCTGTGCCCATTGGCAGCGGTTAAGTTCAGAAGTGTAGGGGTGAACGCTAAAACCCTTGTAGAATATATAGCGGAAAAGGTTGGGGCTTCAGTCAAGATTGAACAGAAAGCGCTAAAAATAGCAGATTCTGATAGGGCTACGTTGAGCAACGCCATAGTCCAGTCCATAACTGACAGCTTAAAGAAGAGATCATCACTGATTGCTGATACGGTGTCCTTCATGTCTTCGGGATTGGACGAGTTTAAGAAGATTATAGAGCCCATAATAACTGAAGCGATGGATGAAGCTAGCGTCTCTGTGAAAAATACGTTAAACTCATTGGTGTCCAACAGAATAACTAGTAGCGATGCATCAGAGAGGGCACTTGTCCTTAATGCCTACTATAAGGAACTTAATGCAGTAATCATGTCAATGACTTTTGACTCCATTGTGTCCGTCATTATACCTGAAGTTAAGTCTAAGGCGACAGACGAGTTCTCTGAAAGGGACCTAGGAATAGTCCTCCTAGACCTCATCAGGGAAAAGATAGATAGATTTAGACTGAACGTTACGACCTAA
- a CDS encoding M61 family metallopeptidase, whose amino-acid sequence MLFEVTPRPRYIEVEAWGREGTVTFPTYVPGSYVVRELERNIVKIDGFRVSKNRFYVRENFKYTLYANSKDQREAISTHDYLFINPPAVFPFQDKDEKYCIKLKVSWPVKTTLREEKDMFCGDSYHEFVDSPIQASPALKTISIDESHEVSTVDDLEVDRIRDVIKEIDKEMGSPQKYVFFFRRSDRNFGGIEHADSSAIVVPWDKNDIVTLFAHEYFHRWNVKRFRPKDLELDLEVEAYSDLLGFAEGVTDYVAVLSTLRARGTKVEDIANYLANAISKLTFPGARMSLAESSRTTWIKYYKQDENFLNTGISYYDAGMLMGLYLDAKLRERGANIFHIFRNIPNRYTLNDIDSYLRKMGIEVFEDMIYSPASNLLNYLRELMEIELIDAGSPYFGLLMDGSKVTFVEDGSPADIAGLIPQDTILGFDEIARAVRPKPVAELTISREGRIKRITITAGKNPGHKVKFRLKGKVAQAIASLDELTGISNINII is encoded by the coding sequence ATGCTATTTGAGGTAACTCCTAGACCAAGATATATAGAGGTAGAGGCCTGGGGAAGAGAGGGTACTGTTACCTTTCCCACTTATGTCCCTGGATCTTACGTAGTAAGGGAGCTAGAAAGAAACATCGTTAAAATAGATGGGTTTAGGGTCTCCAAAAATCGTTTTTATGTTAGAGAGAACTTTAAGTACACATTGTACGCCAACAGTAAGGATCAGAGAGAAGCCATATCGACACATGATTACCTCTTCATCAATCCTCCGGCAGTGTTCCCGTTCCAGGACAAGGATGAAAAGTATTGCATCAAACTCAAGGTGAGCTGGCCCGTTAAGACCACCCTCCGTGAGGAGAAAGACATGTTTTGTGGCGATAGCTACCATGAGTTCGTGGATTCCCCAATTCAGGCCAGTCCAGCACTAAAGACTATCTCCATTGACGAGAGTCACGAGGTTTCCACCGTTGATGACTTAGAGGTCGACAGGATAAGGGACGTAATTAAGGAGATAGATAAGGAGATGGGCTCCCCACAAAAATACGTTTTCTTTTTCAGGCGATCCGATAGAAACTTTGGTGGAATAGAACATGCAGATTCCTCGGCCATTGTCGTCCCCTGGGACAAGAATGATATAGTCACCCTATTCGCCCACGAGTACTTTCACCGCTGGAACGTAAAGAGGTTTAGACCGAAGGATTTAGAACTAGACCTAGAAGTGGAAGCCTACTCGGATCTCCTGGGATTCGCTGAGGGGGTCACTGATTACGTAGCTGTTTTGAGCACATTGAGAGCTAGGGGGACCAAGGTCGAGGACATAGCAAACTACCTGGCTAACGCCATATCCAAGTTGACCTTCCCCGGGGCTAGAATGAGCCTTGCCGAATCTTCCAGGACGACGTGGATAAAGTACTACAAACAGGATGAGAACTTCCTCAACACCGGAATTTCATACTATGATGCTGGAATGCTTATGGGACTATATTTAGATGCGAAGCTAAGGGAGAGGGGAGCAAACATTTTTCATATCTTTAGGAACATACCTAACAGGTATACACTCAATGATATTGACAGCTACCTGAGAAAAATGGGGATAGAAGTCTTCGAGGATATGATATACTCGCCAGCTTCAAATCTTCTAAATTATCTGAGGGAATTGATGGAGATAGAACTTATCGATGCTGGATCTCCGTATTTTGGTTTACTTATGGACGGAAGCAAAGTAACTTTCGTGGAGGATGGATCCCCTGCAGACATAGCAGGTCTGATACCACAGGACACCATCCTAGGTTTCGATGAGATTGCCAGAGCTGTACGTCCCAAACCCGTAGCGGAACTTACCATAAGCAGGGAGGGGAGGATAAAGAGGATAACAATAACCGCGGGGAAGAATCCAGGTCACAAGGTCAAGTTTAGGTTGAAGGGAAAAGTTGCTCAAGCAATAGCAAGCCTTGACGAGCTAACCGGCATTTCGAACATAAATATAATCTAG
- a CDS encoding P-loop NTPase encodes MSIRFSVFSIKGGVGKSTIAYQLAKELSKRYRVTLVDRDYTNTVSRYYGLRTGLINSLVDGVEGPYLAEDGNLRVISLVSFQPSSIPSAEELANFYFPLLKDSDILITDNPPGVDEISKLELKAYYLSARELRCYCLWVTTPGISLDLTLREMNDVARALTSAVPSMDLRLLSLIVNMVKEGTKLPELPLPHITIPFYRDLLFKGFHSVEIKEIKEVADLAEGVIRNAVPEERRSTGGGVGRFEFKLTLALNSNT; translated from the coding sequence ATGTCTATCAGGTTTTCAGTCTTCAGCATCAAGGGAGGAGTTGGTAAGTCCACTATCGCCTACCAACTCGCCAAGGAGCTCTCCAAGAGGTACAGGGTGACCCTAGTCGACAGGGACTACACCAACACGGTCAGTAGGTACTACGGACTTAGGACTGGGCTAATCAACAGCTTGGTCGACGGCGTTGAAGGCCCTTACCTAGCTGAGGACGGAAACCTAAGGGTAATCTCCCTCGTCTCCTTTCAACCGTCTTCCATCCCCTCAGCTGAAGAGTTAGCTAACTTCTACTTCCCTCTTCTGAAGGACTCCGACATCCTCATAACTGACAACCCACCTGGCGTAGACGAGATATCCAAGCTTGAGCTCAAGGCCTACTACCTATCGGCTAGGGAGCTCCGTTGCTACTGCCTCTGGGTGACCACCCCAGGTATTTCCCTTGACTTGACCCTTAGGGAGATGAACGACGTGGCCAGAGCCCTAACTTCAGCTGTACCTTCAATGGACCTCAGGTTACTGTCCCTAATAGTCAACATGGTCAAGGAAGGGACTAAACTCCCTGAGCTCCCACTACCCCACATCACAATCCCCTTCTATAGGGACCTCCTATTCAAGGGTTTCCACTCAGTAGAAATAAAGGAGATCAAGGAGGTCGCTGACCTCGCTGAAGGTGTGATAAGGAACGCGGTCCCGGAGGAACGAAGAAGTACGGGGGGGGGGGTAGGTAGGTTCGAATTCAAGTTGACCCTTGCCTTGAACTCCAACACGTGA
- a CDS encoding TIM barrel protein — protein sequence MPKIFLGPAGIPLSSRGKGSVDGVKRVKELGLNAMEVEFVQGVKMSVSTAKELGEVSKEMGVRLSVHAPYYINLCSSEREKIDASKKRILDTAERAHAMGADAIAIHVGFYGDYTPEECYSMVRASMGEVIDQMREKGIDSVKLGVETMAKETAFGTIDEVIKISKELKGVIPYIDWAHTFARQGGKIDYGEILDRVVKELGLTHVNSHFESLKLRNGKYVDVHEPIERNSPPFEPLAKEILKRDLSISLICESPRLEEDALIMKKVLESLGYRL from the coding sequence ATGCCAAAGATCTTTCTGGGACCTGCAGGGATCCCTTTATCCAGTCGGGGCAAGGGCAGTGTGGATGGAGTGAAGAGAGTAAAAGAACTGGGTCTTAACGCTATGGAAGTGGAGTTCGTCCAGGGGGTCAAAATGTCAGTGTCAACAGCTAAGGAACTCGGTGAAGTCTCCAAGGAGATGGGGGTAAGGCTTTCGGTTCATGCACCGTATTACATAAACCTCTGTTCCTCCGAACGTGAGAAAATAGACGCCTCGAAGAAAAGGATCCTAGACACAGCAGAGAGAGCACACGCAATGGGGGCAGACGCCATCGCTATCCACGTAGGGTTCTATGGGGACTACACTCCAGAGGAATGCTACTCCATGGTTAGGGCATCTATGGGAGAGGTCATTGACCAGATGAGAGAGAAAGGGATCGACTCCGTGAAATTAGGTGTTGAGACCATGGCTAAGGAGACTGCCTTTGGAACAATAGATGAAGTGATTAAGATCTCTAAGGAATTGAAAGGGGTCATTCCTTATATAGACTGGGCACATACTTTCGCCAGACAAGGGGGGAAGATTGACTATGGCGAGATACTTGACAGAGTCGTTAAGGAACTGGGTCTCACCCACGTGAATTCCCACTTCGAATCGCTCAAGCTGAGAAACGGTAAGTACGTAGACGTCCACGAGCCTATAGAGAGGAACTCTCCCCCATTCGAGCCACTCGCTAAAGAGATACTCAAGAGAGACCTCTCGATCTCATTGATATGCGAGAGCCCGAGACTTGAGGAGGATGCACTGATCATGAAAAAGGTACTTGAATCTCTAGGTTACAGGTTGTGA
- a CDS encoding phosphoglycolate phosphatase: MWIVASDFDRTLSHESDKFVIRKDIAEKINSFSKIYKFFVVTGREERYMKLLAPGLSPTGWILENGSLIVVNSKKIINAPKNWFTIRQSISRKLKELGIPHSFGEVIIYVDSWSEEISFESARVERNRRDAMILPPNVEKGSGLRIALKELNVEGKVVAVGDAENDVSLFRVADYKVAVENALPEIKSLADFVLDKEDGDGVVELLDLILSGRFPEGVNIH, encoded by the coding sequence TTGTGGATAGTCGCTTCAGACTTTGACAGGACCCTCTCACATGAAAGTGACAAGTTCGTCATCAGGAAAGATATCGCGGAAAAAATTAACTCCTTCTCTAAGATTTACAAATTTTTTGTGGTCACAGGCAGAGAGGAGAGATACATGAAGTTGTTGGCTCCAGGTTTGTCCCCTACGGGCTGGATACTGGAGAACGGATCCTTAATTGTTGTCAATAGCAAGAAGATCATAAATGCTCCCAAAAATTGGTTTACCATCAGACAGTCCATAAGCAGGAAACTGAAAGAACTGGGAATACCCCACTCGTTTGGGGAGGTAATAATTTACGTGGACTCTTGGTCAGAGGAAATAAGTTTCGAATCTGCCAGAGTCGAGAGGAATAGAAGGGACGCAATGATCCTCCCCCCAAACGTCGAGAAGGGATCGGGTCTTAGGATCGCACTGAAGGAACTGAATGTCGAGGGGAAAGTAGTTGCGGTAGGAGACGCCGAGAACGACGTCTCCCTCTTTAGGGTGGCTGATTACAAGGTAGCGGTAGAAAACGCTTTACCTGAGATAAAGAGCCTGGCGGACTTCGTGCTGGATAAGGAGGATGGGGATGGAGTTGTGGAGTTACTTGACCTCATCCTGTCCGGTAGGTTTCCTGAAGGCGTAAATATCCACTAG
- a CDS encoding METTL5 family protein: MTPSSIASVVVWTAYVQGQIEGKRVLDLGCGTGRLCAGVSALGGYCVCVDVDLESLQVARSAFRGMNLEAEFVEADSTSFHGRFDTVVQNPPFGVARKGTDLKFLRTALEVGKAVYSIHKSNPESRRIIMREAEDKGFKAEMIASFYPLTPYYPWHTERVHRFLVDIYAFRKPTGQDEVK, translated from the coding sequence ATGACTCCTTCAAGTATTGCCTCTGTCGTAGTATGGACCGCATACGTGCAGGGACAGATAGAGGGTAAGAGGGTTCTAGATCTGGGGTGTGGTACAGGTAGGTTATGTGCAGGGGTGAGTGCCCTAGGAGGATACTGCGTCTGTGTGGATGTCGACCTGGAGTCCCTTCAGGTCGCAAGATCGGCGTTCAGGGGGATGAACCTTGAAGCGGAATTTGTGGAGGCAGACTCTACCTCCTTCCACGGAAGGTTTGACACTGTAGTTCAGAACCCGCCCTTTGGAGTTGCGAGGAAGGGGACTGACCTGAAGTTCCTGAGGACTGCCCTCGAAGTGGGGAAGGCAGTTTACTCCATACATAAGAGCAATCCAGAGTCCAGGAGAATTATCATGAGGGAAGCTGAAGACAAGGGTTTCAAGGCTGAAATGATCGCGTCTTTCTACCCATTAACTCCGTATTACCCATGGCACACTGAAAGAGTCCATAGATTTCTAGTGGATATTTACGCCTTCAGGAAACCTACCGGACAGGATGAGGTCAAGTAA
- a CDS encoding HAD family hydrolase — protein sequence MATIFVDMGDTLVKFVPRMHERIATTLKEEGIEVSEREVFRALVKHLGKYNFPHPEHDGLSPLDFSDILFELGRPADLNLVKKLSERNYLSDRYELYDDSIPFLKGLKDIGMKIVLVTNTTRKVHTILKTLGLYQYLDSVIASCDVGVMKPHPKIFYYALKEYGEPIFHIGDVYEIDFVGAKRAYISPILLDRFDFYPEIKESKVKDLYQALDLIKERLKYY from the coding sequence ATGGCTACAATTTTCGTCGACATGGGAGACACCCTTGTGAAGTTCGTTCCTAGGATGCACGAGAGAATTGCTACAACTTTGAAAGAGGAGGGAATTGAGGTTAGCGAAAGAGAAGTGTTCAGGGCCCTAGTCAAGCATTTAGGGAAATACAACTTCCCGCATCCGGAACACGATGGGCTCTCCCCGTTGGACTTCTCAGATATCTTGTTCGAATTGGGAAGGCCAGCTGACCTTAATCTTGTGAAGAAGCTATCTGAGAGGAACTACCTCTCAGACAGATATGAACTCTATGACGATTCGATCCCATTTCTAAAGGGACTAAAGGACATAGGAATGAAGATTGTCTTAGTCACGAATACGACCAGAAAAGTACACACTATCCTGAAAACCCTAGGACTTTACCAGTATTTGGACAGTGTTATAGCCTCATGCGATGTAGGGGTCATGAAACCCCATCCAAAGATCTTCTATTATGCCTTGAAGGAGTATGGAGAACCCATTTTCCACATCGGGGATGTCTATGAGATAGACTTCGTTGGAGCTAAGAGGGCTTATATCAGCCCGATCCTTCTGGATAGGTTCGATTTCTACCCCGAGATCAAGGAAAGTAAGGTGAAGGATCTATATCAGGCTCTAGACTTAATAAAAGAAAGATTGAAATATTACTAG
- a CDS encoding transcriptional regulator produces the protein MSESFMTTRERILLLLKKTDFPLTAKEIMQITGIRKEQEVYDHIYHLALSSKHKNYVVILYPPKCQSCGSEISLEKPKRPSRCPKCKSERVSPPKFLIREKD, from the coding sequence TTGTCAGAGAGTTTCATGACAACGAGAGAAAGGATACTGTTGTTACTTAAGAAAACCGATTTCCCCCTCACAGCTAAGGAAATAATGCAAATTACAGGAATAAGAAAGGAGCAAGAGGTATACGACCACATATACCACCTGGCTTTGTCATCAAAGCACAAAAATTACGTCGTAATACTCTATCCACCAAAATGTCAATCTTGCGGGTCTGAGATTTCCCTTGAGAAGCCCAAGAGACCTAGTAGATGCCCTAAGTGCAAGTCTGAAAGAGTTAGTCCACCCAAGTTTTTAATAAGGGAAAAGGATTGA
- a CDS encoding sugar nucleotide-binding protein, translating to MRVAVTDEGEVSREIASSGNWEVVVIDSPNKVYQVKPDVIVHTFEIPYYEAGTRRDKAWTYNAWMAINIAKSGHKIGALNVYLSSFMIFNGRRGFYEETSTPEPLNYYGITKLAGEIGISALGNYLVLRTGAIFSLSYRGFLFNHIRSLLLKGRAVCNREFYLSLVSTRSLGRVISSLLSKGATGVINVGGRISQCEALGEIAKYSQGHVIEREGPKMDFSLDDWLLRTFGIKTSPKNEIRETFVREFHDNERKDTVVT from the coding sequence GTGAGGGTAGCAGTGACCGATGAGGGAGAGGTATCCAGGGAAATAGCCAGCAGCGGTAACTGGGAAGTGGTTGTTATAGACTCTCCAAATAAGGTCTATCAAGTTAAACCTGATGTAATAGTACACACCTTTGAGATTCCCTACTATGAAGCAGGGACGAGGAGGGATAAGGCGTGGACCTATAACGCTTGGATGGCCATCAATATTGCTAAGAGCGGGCACAAGATCGGAGCTCTAAACGTTTACCTATCCTCTTTCATGATATTCAACGGGAGGAGGGGCTTTTACGAAGAGACCTCCACGCCTGAACCCTTAAATTACTACGGGATCACAAAGCTAGCTGGAGAGATTGGGATCTCGGCGCTTGGGAACTACCTGGTCTTGAGAACGGGAGCGATATTTTCCCTCTCTTATCGTGGTTTCCTGTTTAACCACATAAGGTCCCTTCTTCTGAAGGGAAGGGCGGTGTGTAACAGAGAGTTTTACCTGTCATTAGTATCTACAAGATCTCTGGGTAGGGTAATATCATCTCTCCTAAGCAAGGGAGCCACAGGGGTAATAAACGTAGGTGGGAGAATAAGCCAGTGTGAGGCACTTGGAGAGATAGCTAAATACTCTCAGGGACATGTGATAGAGAGGGAAGGACCCAAAATGGATTTTTCCCTCGACGACTGGTTACTCAGAACGTTTGGTATAAAAACTTCCCCTAAGAATGAGATAAGGGAGACATTTGTCAGAGAGTTTCATGACAACGAGAGAAAGGATACTGTTGTTACTTAA